Proteins encoded by one window of Candidatus Ozemobacteraceae bacterium:
- a CDS encoding TetR/AcrR family transcriptional regulator encodes MRERLLEVALELFSRHGYGGTTVSAIVAAAGVTQPMLYYYFKNKQALFEALVEQALIGYDQLLQHDLPARLSAREQLLELCRQGLLTSGRNPVMTRLLFSLAFSHSEEVRICERVDAVVQRFLKTLEGIIRRGIAAGELMDADPADLAWAIYAVLFRAMESSLIDVPTNPGVEGMIRVIANILLPPPDQERIPAGRAKSRPAKRRKE; translated from the coding sequence ATGCGGGAGCGGCTCCTGGAGGTCGCATTGGAGTTGTTTTCCAGGCATGGCTACGGCGGGACAACCGTCAGCGCGATCGTTGCCGCCGCCGGGGTCACCCAGCCCATGCTCTATTACTATTTCAAAAACAAACAGGCGTTGTTCGAAGCGCTGGTCGAACAGGCGCTGATCGGCTACGACCAGCTTCTCCAGCACGACCTGCCCGCCCGCCTGTCCGCCAGGGAGCAACTTCTCGAACTGTGCCGGCAGGGGCTCCTCACATCCGGGCGAAATCCCGTCATGACGAGGCTGTTGTTCAGCCTGGCGTTTTCCCATTCCGAGGAAGTCCGAATCTGCGAGCGTGTCGATGCCGTCGTTCAGCGGTTTCTGAAGACTCTGGAGGGGATCATCCGCCGGGGCATCGCCGCCGGAGAACTGATGGATGCGGATCCTGCGGACCTGGCCTGGGCCATCTATGCCGTCCTGTTCCGGGCGATGGAGTCCTCTCTGATCGACGTGCCGACGAATCCCGGGGTCGAGGGAATGATCCGGGTGATCGCGAACATCCTGCTTCCGCCTCCGGACCAAGAACGTATCCCTGCTGGACGCGCGAAAAGCCGGCCGGCGAAACGGCGCAAAGAGTAA
- a CDS encoding SpoIIE family protein phosphatase, whose translation MNRWPILMRWLATCLVFFALPVLLVAYGLGIRWNTVEQESIEESYQLLDNVLLTFRKRENTPELLSRLVSKLRFIADASQDRTGILRRGIIALEKRFPGVLRFTVTDSQGNIIPELTGGNPSKLLVKRLHEAVSKNPRAMPDENENDAMRAKMAQMWPMFQTFIGREASLARMNLYHRSLFEASFLETGRWFGYTTSPKGCIFIHANHVPDWPLLALRDLMVRFMKTRAGRLGVTVGIQDLNSQAPIPPDLALALGEYQRSTREHHLIGDKLFTVMPFSSTSRLWASRPRSVAADFTWTRLLFTAIATLFFAACTVVSYLVMVRGVRFQFPIRWRLVVLFGFASGIPLAVVIFAGMDYLNQKYKARIRQTHDECERALRAFDARFPQMRGMMEITFAKLVNTCQTDGNNLSRVRKVMKFFNKRYLSNNMVLYDASGEVAVDLDRESGAEGRRARKMMGIVGAQVIANLNQEQFSGKLDTASLIMETLSHGENLATNLTREIGRVLNLSLAGNETWMLMLPVKNSTGRVTHIMLSYWRKFALECVYLSKYLVPSQRALPGLRMYAWNSSEKNTPADFPLAKRLAPLLSDLKLRQSTTIGQLTGLNQSWLATGIKPKELANHLLIGLVPKAPIIEEMKLLERRIWMFAGMIVVMSIFLGVHLSQRFLTPIGELTTGVAAISQRKFSHRVPDAGQDELGDLARTFNGVMEGLADLEVAKIVQESLFPGNEVKAGEYSIYGESHTMTALGGDYYDLQQLPDGRVLLLVGDVSGHGVPAALVMAMAKALVERESEEPTTPESILGVIHRVLFRTLKRKRMMTCFLAILDPVHNKMLYANAGHNYPVKFRTGEPPLFLELHGMPLGSMKKNLLTPAETDLQPGDRVVFYTDGIIEAKIGGQPIGYQRMSEEIAARLCDDARKSCERIFAWHRDLTADTMQEDDITLLVLTRASAPTPPESPQAAS comes from the coding sequence ATGAACCGTTGGCCCATTCTGATGAGATGGCTCGCAACATGCCTCGTCTTTTTCGCGTTGCCGGTACTGCTCGTCGCTTACGGTCTCGGTATCCGCTGGAACACCGTCGAACAGGAGTCGATCGAGGAATCGTATCAGCTTCTCGACAACGTCCTCCTGACCTTCCGCAAACGCGAAAACACCCCGGAACTCCTCAGCAGGCTCGTCTCCAAGCTTCGCTTCATAGCCGACGCATCACAAGACAGAACAGGGATCCTTCGCCGGGGAATCATCGCTCTCGAAAAACGGTTTCCAGGCGTTCTCAGGTTCACCGTCACCGACTCCCAGGGCAACATCATTCCGGAACTGACAGGCGGCAATCCGTCGAAACTGCTCGTGAAAAGACTGCATGAGGCCGTATCGAAAAATCCACGGGCGATGCCGGACGAAAACGAAAACGACGCGATGCGCGCCAAAATGGCGCAGATGTGGCCGATGTTCCAGACGTTCATCGGCCGAGAAGCCTCGCTTGCACGCATGAATCTCTACCATCGAAGCCTCTTCGAAGCGTCTTTCCTCGAAACGGGGAGATGGTTCGGGTATACCACCTCACCGAAGGGCTGCATCTTCATCCACGCCAATCACGTTCCCGACTGGCCTCTGCTGGCACTCCGGGACCTGATGGTCCGCTTCATGAAGACCCGTGCCGGCCGCCTCGGCGTCACGGTCGGCATCCAGGATCTCAACTCCCAGGCTCCCATACCGCCAGATCTTGCGCTGGCCCTGGGCGAGTATCAGCGATCCACCCGCGAGCACCACCTGATCGGCGACAAGCTCTTCACCGTAATGCCGTTCTCTTCCACGTCACGACTCTGGGCAAGCCGGCCGAGGAGTGTCGCCGCCGACTTCACCTGGACACGCCTGCTCTTCACCGCGATCGCCACCCTCTTTTTCGCCGCCTGCACCGTCGTCAGCTATCTCGTGATGGTTCGCGGCGTCCGGTTCCAGTTTCCGATCAGGTGGCGGCTCGTCGTCCTGTTCGGCTTTGCGAGCGGCATTCCCCTCGCCGTCGTCATCTTTGCCGGCATGGATTATCTGAATCAGAAATACAAAGCCCGCATCCGCCAGACGCATGACGAATGCGAACGGGCCCTACGGGCCTTCGACGCCCGATTTCCCCAGATGCGCGGCATGATGGAGATCACGTTCGCAAAACTGGTCAACACCTGCCAGACCGACGGCAATAATCTCAGTCGCGTGCGAAAAGTGATGAAGTTCTTCAACAAGCGGTATCTGTCGAACAATATGGTTTTGTATGATGCCTCCGGCGAAGTCGCCGTCGACCTCGACAGAGAATCGGGCGCCGAGGGCCGGCGAGCGCGGAAGATGATGGGTATCGTCGGCGCCCAGGTCATCGCCAATCTGAACCAGGAACAATTCTCCGGCAAGCTCGACACCGCATCCCTCATCATGGAAACCCTCTCGCATGGGGAAAACCTTGCGACCAACCTGACCCGTGAGATCGGCCGGGTGCTGAACCTGTCGCTTGCCGGCAACGAGACCTGGATGCTGATGCTCCCCGTCAAAAATTCGACCGGCCGTGTCACCCACATCATGCTTTCCTACTGGAGGAAGTTCGCCCTCGAGTGTGTCTATTTATCGAAATATCTCGTGCCATCGCAGCGGGCCTTGCCGGGCCTGCGCATGTATGCCTGGAACTCGAGCGAGAAAAATACGCCGGCAGATTTTCCTCTCGCGAAACGGCTGGCCCCCCTCCTTTCCGATCTGAAGCTCAGGCAGTCGACGACGATCGGCCAGCTCACCGGTCTCAACCAGAGCTGGCTCGCGACCGGCATCAAGCCGAAAGAACTGGCGAACCATCTGTTGATCGGCCTCGTGCCGAAAGCGCCGATCATCGAGGAAATGAAGCTGCTCGAGCGGCGGATCTGGATGTTTGCCGGCATGATCGTCGTGATGAGTATATTCCTCGGCGTCCACCTCTCCCAGCGGTTCCTCACGCCGATCGGGGAACTGACCACAGGCGTCGCCGCGATCAGCCAGCGAAAATTCTCGCACCGCGTGCCGGACGCCGGCCAGGACGAACTGGGCGACCTTGCACGGACGTTCAACGGCGTGATGGAAGGCCTCGCCGACCTCGAAGTCGCGAAAATCGTCCAGGAGAGCCTGTTCCCTGGGAACGAGGTGAAGGCCGGAGAGTACTCGATCTACGGCGAATCGCATACGATGACCGCTCTGGGCGGCGATTACTACGACCTCCAGCAACTGCCCGACGGCAGAGTTCTCCTGCTGGTCGGCGACGTCTCCGGACACGGCGTGCCGGCGGCTCTCGTCATGGCCATGGCGAAAGCGCTCGTCGAGCGCGAGAGCGAGGAGCCGACGACTCCGGAATCAATACTTGGAGTTATACATCGAGTTTTATTCAGAACGCTGAAGCGGAAGCGCATGATGACCTGTTTTCTCGCCATTCTCGACCCCGTCCACAACAAGATGCTGTATGCGAACGCAGGACACAACTACCCGGTGAAATTCCGCACCGGCGAGCCGCCGCTTTTCCTCGAACTGCACGGAATGCCCCTGGGAAGCATGAAGAAGAACCTGCTGACTCCCGCCGAGACCGATCTTCAGCCGGGCGACCGCGTCGTGTTCTACACCGACGGCATCATCGAGGCGAAGATCGGCGGCCAGCCGATCGGATACCAGCGCATGAGCGAGGAGATCGCCGCCCGCCTCTGCGACGACGCGCGCAAAAGCTGCGAACGCATCTTCGCCTGGCATCGCGATCTCACGGCCGACACCATGCAGGAAGACGACATCACCCTGCTCGTCCTCACCCGCGCGTCCGCCCCCACCCCGCCCGAATCGCCCCAGGCCGCATCGTAA
- a CDS encoding STAS domain-containing protein, with amino-acid sequence MSQYACAGEARGAVFVLRSTGYLDENAGMSLRKAVEEAFPKGFRNFVLNFAGSPVINSQGIAQLIEITEIVVDEKKGKLAFTGLNDLTMNVFKMVGLLRMGTAFPTEDAAVGSF; translated from the coding sequence ATGAGCCAGTATGCGTGCGCGGGTGAAGCCAGGGGAGCCGTGTTCGTCCTCAGGAGCACCGGTTACCTGGATGAAAACGCTGGAATGTCCTTGAGAAAGGCCGTCGAAGAGGCTTTCCCCAAAGGATTCCGGAACTTCGTACTCAATTTCGCGGGCTCCCCCGTGATCAATTCACAGGGAATCGCGCAATTGATCGAAATCACCGAGATCGTCGTCGACGAGAAAAAAGGGAAGCTCGCCTTCACCGGCCTCAACGACCTGACGATGAACGTGTTCAAGATGGTCGGCCTTCTCAGGATGGGAACGGCTTTTCCGACCGAGGACGCCGCTGTCGGGTCGTTCTGA
- a CDS encoding flagellin, with product MVEKTSMMSANRLAEIQRSLEKTVQRVASGKQILSASDDAAGLAMAMAIESQARSLTGQIANRQDEISLLQTAEGGMSQIGEMTQRIRELSVQAANGTLTTEDRQAIQAEIAQLNAGIDQISGSTNYNTKPLLDGSLNIQLQNGNRFAVPALDSATLGTSAIDVTTVNGANAAMTAAGRAGESVVSERSRVGAITNGITSEIAGLQQELMNALSAQSRISDVDMAQAVLQMTTQQLQQEATMRVFKIDEASRSKVLQLLS from the coding sequence ATGGTCGAGAAAACGTCGATGATGTCCGCGAACAGGCTCGCCGAGATCCAGCGGTCGCTCGAGAAAACCGTCCAGCGGGTTGCGTCCGGCAAGCAGATTCTTTCCGCATCCGACGACGCGGCCGGCCTTGCGATGGCGATGGCCATCGAGTCGCAGGCGCGCAGCCTGACGGGGCAGATCGCCAACCGGCAAGACGAGATTTCGTTGCTCCAGACGGCCGAGGGAGGCATGTCCCAGATCGGCGAGATGACCCAGCGCATCCGTGAGTTGTCCGTACAGGCGGCAAACGGCACCCTGACCACCGAAGACCGACAGGCGATCCAGGCTGAGATCGCCCAGCTCAACGCCGGCATCGACCAGATCTCCGGCTCGACGAACTACAACACGAAGCCGCTTCTCGACGGCAGCCTGAACATCCAGCTCCAGAACGGCAACCGGTTCGCCGTTCCGGCTCTCGACTCGGCGACGCTCGGCACGTCGGCGATCGACGTCACGACCGTGAACGGCGCGAACGCCGCCATGACGGCCGCGGGGCGGGCGGGAGAATCCGTCGTTTCCGAACGCTCGCGCGTCGGGGCGATCACCAACGGCATCACCAGCGAGATCGCTGGACTCCAGCAGGAGCTCATGAACGCCCTTTCCGCGCAGTCGCGCATCAGCGACGTCGACATGGCGCAGGCCGTCCTGCAGATGACAACGCAGCAGCTCCAGCAGGAAGCCACGATGCGGGTTTTCAAAATCGATGAGGCTTCTCGCTCCAAGGTGCTTCAGCTGCTTTCCTGA
- a CDS encoding efflux RND transporter periplasmic adaptor subunit, giving the protein MKPDGMRIAFLALAAALVGLSGCADGERPVMKRPVPVTVGTVSDHEQAVSLRYSGTIEPGIVVPVAFRTGGYVKRIAEIVEPGGGPRFLQTGDRVASGAFLAQVEDREYRSRMSQAQAGVLEAQSGLVAAQAQASAAENTARQAQDDYQRAERLFANDTITRVDRDAARTRSRNADEALAAARASVEAFRAKIQATQAMVREIESVTSDTSVRSPLDGFVLSRNIEPGSLIGPGTVGFVVAQMDPLKLRFSIPDRLLDKVSVGMELEGRLDFRPEYPVRGNVTNVALSADPKTRLFDVEVTIPNPEGILKPGMIVQIGLPPDMGKGVGLIPLESIVPGPGDGETFAVFQVTASEGKTIARRREVKLGRPVGNLISVDSGVLPGEKIVISGAAFLEDGDQVHVVDESR; this is encoded by the coding sequence ATGAAGCCGGACGGCATGCGTATCGCATTCCTCGCTCTCGCGGCCGCTCTTGTCGGGCTGTCCGGCTGTGCGGACGGGGAACGGCCGGTGATGAAACGTCCCGTACCCGTGACCGTCGGAACCGTATCCGACCACGAACAGGCGGTTTCGCTCAGATATTCGGGAACCATCGAGCCGGGAATCGTCGTTCCCGTGGCCTTCCGGACCGGGGGATACGTGAAACGAATCGCCGAAATCGTCGAACCCGGGGGGGGGCCGAGGTTCCTGCAGACCGGCGATCGCGTCGCTTCGGGGGCTTTTCTGGCCCAGGTCGAGGACCGCGAATACCGCTCGCGCATGTCTCAGGCGCAGGCGGGCGTTCTCGAAGCACAGTCGGGACTGGTTGCGGCCCAGGCCCAGGCCTCGGCTGCGGAGAACACCGCCCGGCAGGCGCAAGACGATTATCAGCGCGCCGAGCGGCTGTTCGCAAACGACACCATTACCCGCGTCGATCGCGATGCGGCCCGGACGCGCAGTCGCAACGCGGACGAAGCCCTCGCCGCCGCCCGGGCTTCCGTCGAGGCCTTCCGGGCGAAAATCCAGGCGACGCAGGCCATGGTGCGGGAGATCGAATCCGTGACGAGCGACACTTCGGTGCGATCGCCTCTCGACGGATTCGTCCTTTCCCGGAATATCGAGCCCGGGAGCCTCATCGGCCCCGGAACGGTGGGGTTCGTCGTTGCGCAGATGGATCCGCTGAAGCTCCGGTTTTCCATTCCCGACCGGCTCTTGGACAAGGTGTCCGTTGGCATGGAACTCGAAGGCAGGCTCGATTTCCGGCCGGAATACCCGGTGCGGGGAAACGTGACGAACGTTGCCCTGAGCGCAGATCCGAAGACGCGCCTGTTCGACGTCGAGGTCACGATTCCCAATCCCGAGGGTATTCTGAAACCGGGAATGATCGTCCAGATCGGGTTGCCTCCGGACATGGGGAAAGGCGTCGGGCTGATCCCTCTTGAATCCATCGTTCCGGGGCCTGGCGACGGGGAAACCTTCGCCGTATTCCAGGTGACCGCCTCGGAGGGAAAAACCATCGCCCGCCGGCGAGAGGTAAAACTCGGACGGCCGGTGGGCAACCTCATCTCCGTCGATTCGGGCGTTCTTCCCGGCGAAAAAATCGTCATTTCGGGGGCGGCGTTCCTCGAAGACGGCGACCAGGTCCACGTTGTCGATGAGTCGAGGTGA
- the hrpB gene encoding ATP-dependent helicase HrpB has translation MRNGLPLFPITETLPGIRRTLAEGQNLVLTAAPGAGKTTIVPLALLDETWLAGKRILMLQPRRVAALSSARRMAALHGTRLGETIGYQVRFDKRTGPATRLEVLTEGLLTRRLQGDPFLDGVGLVIFDEFHERSLQADLGLAMTREIQQTVRPDLRILVMSATLDPAPICRFLSPCPSLEGKGFLHPVTRVWALKQPGSDICKAAADAAVRELANDPLRGDMLVFLPGAGEIARTTGLLSESTAARDVSLVPLHGSLPLDRQDDALKPSGKRRIIISTNIAETSLTIEGITTVVDSGWCRILRLDPQTGLEKLQLERISKASAEQRAGRAGRLGPGRVLRLWPESDHALLPDSTPPDIQRVDLAGVFLTLAAWGKTDPASFGWFEAPPAPAMAAAVELLKTLGALDRSGAITPLGAKMAEIPAAPRLARMLLFAAGHGMAQEGADLAALLGERDLAVRTQDRETRIVTRSDLLLRLDLLEEARSCGFRDTGDRIDMRAAATADRVSRQLSALVGNRGKSAPAPSGTARETLLLKTILAGYPDRVARRRAENSLQFRMAGGRGLVLSPACSVRNAELITVPSADAAAGRGIGNEALIRWASAVEPDWLQELFPYAVGTEREVFFDPAKEAVVARRRKRYLDLPLEETVVPLAPDEQEAASRLLAAEAAKDPRRAFAWPEEFDQFLLRLELLRSAASEYAIPHIDAGWWSELLPDICRGSRSFAELRRLDLCREVTSRLTHKQRQAVERLVPERLPVPSGSRVRLDYQQKGPPVLAVKLQELFGLTESPKIVDGRVPVLVHLLSPAGRPLQITQDLRSFWLNAYPALRREMRGQYPRHPWPEDPFTAVPTRRVAPRKK, from the coding sequence ATGCGCAATGGCCTGCCCTTGTTTCCCATCACGGAAACGCTCCCCGGCATCCGCCGCACCCTGGCGGAGGGACAAAACCTTGTCCTGACGGCCGCGCCCGGCGCGGGCAAGACGACGATCGTGCCGCTCGCCCTCCTCGACGAAACCTGGCTGGCCGGCAAGCGCATCCTGATGCTCCAGCCCCGCCGCGTGGCGGCACTGTCTTCGGCACGCAGGATGGCGGCGCTTCACGGAACGCGTCTCGGCGAGACGATCGGGTACCAGGTCCGGTTCGACAAGCGCACCGGGCCGGCCACCCGGCTCGAAGTCTTGACCGAAGGGCTCCTGACGCGCAGGCTCCAAGGCGACCCGTTCCTCGACGGCGTCGGCCTCGTCATCTTTGACGAGTTTCACGAACGCAGCCTGCAGGCCGATCTCGGCCTGGCCATGACGCGCGAGATCCAGCAGACGGTGCGGCCGGACCTTCGGATCCTCGTCATGTCAGCCACGCTCGATCCTGCGCCCATCTGCCGCTTTCTCTCCCCCTGCCCGTCGCTCGAGGGCAAAGGGTTCCTCCACCCCGTGACCCGCGTATGGGCATTGAAGCAGCCGGGCTCCGACATCTGCAAAGCGGCGGCCGACGCGGCGGTCCGGGAACTGGCGAACGATCCGCTTCGCGGCGACATGCTCGTCTTTCTGCCGGGCGCCGGGGAAATCGCCAGAACCACGGGCCTCCTCTCGGAGTCGACCGCGGCCCGCGACGTCTCGCTGGTGCCCCTGCACGGCAGCCTTCCCCTCGACCGGCAAGACGATGCACTGAAGCCATCCGGAAAACGAAGAATTATTATATCTACAAATATTGCCGAGACGTCGCTGACGATCGAAGGGATCACGACCGTCGTCGACAGCGGCTGGTGCCGCATCCTGCGGCTCGACCCGCAGACGGGCCTCGAAAAACTGCAACTCGAGCGGATCAGCAAGGCGAGCGCCGAACAGCGAGCCGGCCGCGCCGGGCGTCTCGGCCCAGGCCGGGTGCTCCGCCTCTGGCCCGAATCCGACCACGCTCTTCTGCCCGATTCGACGCCCCCGGATATCCAGCGCGTCGATCTTGCCGGCGTTTTTCTCACGCTCGCAGCCTGGGGAAAGACCGATCCGGCGTCCTTCGGCTGGTTCGAGGCCCCGCCGGCTCCGGCGATGGCCGCCGCCGTCGAACTCCTGAAAACGCTCGGCGCCCTCGACCGATCGGGCGCGATCACCCCTCTCGGGGCGAAGATGGCCGAGATTCCGGCAGCTCCGCGCCTCGCGCGGATGCTTCTGTTCGCCGCCGGGCACGGCATGGCGCAGGAAGGTGCAGATCTCGCGGCCCTTCTCGGGGAGCGGGATCTCGCCGTGCGCACACAGGACCGCGAGACCCGCATCGTCACACGCAGCGATCTCCTCCTGCGGCTGGACCTTCTCGAAGAGGCCCGCTCATGCGGTTTTCGAGATACCGGTGACCGGATCGACATGCGGGCCGCGGCAACGGCCGACCGCGTCTCGCGGCAGCTGTCGGCGCTGGTCGGGAATCGCGGGAAAAGCGCGCCGGCACCGTCCGGAACGGCTCGCGAAACCCTGTTGCTGAAGACCATTCTGGCCGGATATCCCGACCGGGTGGCGCGCAGACGCGCCGAAAACAGCCTCCAGTTCAGAATGGCGGGAGGTCGCGGGCTCGTCCTCAGCCCCGCCTGCTCCGTGCGCAACGCAGAACTGATCACCGTTCCCTCAGCCGACGCCGCCGCCGGCCGGGGCATCGGGAACGAGGCGCTGATCCGCTGGGCATCCGCCGTGGAGCCGGACTGGCTCCAGGAGCTGTTCCCCTATGCCGTCGGAACCGAGCGGGAGGTCTTTTTCGACCCAGCGAAGGAAGCGGTCGTCGCGCGCAGGCGGAAGCGATATCTCGATCTTCCGCTGGAAGAAACGGTCGTACCGCTCGCCCCCGACGAACAGGAGGCGGCATCGAGACTCCTGGCGGCGGAAGCTGCGAAAGACCCGCGCCGCGCCTTCGCCTGGCCCGAGGAGTTCGACCAGTTTCTTCTGAGACTCGAACTGCTCCGCAGCGCCGCGTCCGAATATGCCATTCCGCACATCGACGCCGGCTGGTGGTCGGAACTCCTTCCGGACATCTGCCGAGGCTCGAGAAGTTTCGCCGAACTCCGGCGACTCGATCTGTGTCGGGAAGTGACCTCGCGCCTCACGCACAAACAGCGGCAGGCCGTCGAACGGCTCGTACCGGAACGCCTGCCGGTGCCTTCCGGAAGCCGTGTCCGCCTCGATTACCAGCAGAAGGGGCCTCCGGTGCTGGCCGTCAAACTTCAGGAACTGTTCGGCCTCACCGAGTCGCCCAAAATCGTCGACGGGCGGGTTCCCGTGCTGGTACATCTGCTCTCGCCCGCCGGCAGGCCGCTCCAGATTACCCAAGACCTGCGCAGCTTCTGGCTGAACGCATACCCGGCGCTCAGACGCGAGATGCGCGGTCAGTATCCGCGCCATCCCTGGCCGGAAGATCCGTTCACGGCCGTTCCGACCCGCCGCGTCGCGCCGAGAAAAAAATAA